The Thermococcus thermotolerans genome contains a region encoding:
- a CDS encoding DUF1616 domain-containing protein: protein MLTIIALSLLLDFLIYAFPESLARKALGLAFVLFFPGYVFITALFPERKELDNLERLALSFGLSIAIVPLIGLALNYTPWGIRLIPILVSLTVFNVAFSLIAIYRRSKAFEPWIPWITIEDVKRELEWESSSKLDKALTAILIIAIITSIGTLAYVVTHPKPGEAFTEFYILGPEGMADNYPTDLFVGENGTVIIGIVNHEHRNVTYYVQIWLVNLTWDNATNTTIIHEMYPMPGWFNVTLPNVPVNIEGNWTPQFETNYTFSIDRPGRWQVWFLLFKDSPPELPAAPPDGNYAETDAKNLIIEAINGTIQSLKLNVNVRP, encoded by the coding sequence ATGCTCACCATCATTGCCCTCTCCCTCCTCCTGGATTTCCTGATCTACGCCTTTCCGGAGAGCCTGGCAAGGAAGGCACTGGGGCTCGCCTTCGTCCTCTTCTTCCCGGGCTACGTCTTCATAACCGCCCTGTTCCCCGAAAGGAAGGAGCTGGACAACTTAGAAAGGCTCGCCCTCAGCTTCGGCCTCAGCATAGCCATCGTCCCGCTCATAGGCTTAGCATTAAACTACACACCCTGGGGCATAAGGCTCATCCCGATACTCGTCAGCCTAACGGTCTTCAACGTTGCCTTCTCGCTCATAGCCATCTACCGCCGTTCGAAGGCATTCGAGCCATGGATTCCATGGATAACTATCGAGGACGTGAAGAGAGAACTTGAGTGGGAAAGCTCAAGCAAACTCGACAAGGCCTTGACTGCCATCCTGATTATAGCGATAATAACCTCCATCGGGACGCTCGCCTACGTGGTCACCCACCCCAAGCCCGGCGAGGCCTTCACCGAGTTCTATATCCTCGGACCGGAAGGGATGGCAGATAACTATCCCACTGACCTGTTCGTCGGGGAGAACGGGACGGTAATCATCGGCATAGTCAACCACGAGCACCGTAACGTAACCTACTACGTCCAGATATGGCTCGTCAATCTCACCTGGGACAACGCAACTAACACGACGATAATCCACGAGATGTACCCCATGCCCGGCTGGTTCAACGTGACACTGCCGAACGTCCCCGTGAACATAGAGGGCAACTGGACGCCGCAGTTCGAGACCAACTACACCTTCAGCATAGACAGGCCCGGCAGATGGCAGGTCTGGTTCCTCCTCTTCAAAGACAGCCCTCCGGAACTTCCCGCGGCGCCTCCCGACGGCAACTACGCGGAAACGGACGCCAAAAACCTCATCATTGAAGCCATAAACGGCACAATCCAGTCCCTAAAACTCAACGTGAACGTCAGGCCGTGA
- a CDS encoding adenosylcobalamin-dependent ribonucleoside-diphosphate reductase yields the protein MPVEKVMKRDGRIVPFDKERIKWAIQRAMLEVGVRDEKLLNKVVRRVVRRVNELYDGQVPHIENIQDIVELELMRAGLFDVAKAYILYRKKKAEIREEKKKILNKDKLDEIDKRFSINALRVLASRYLIKNEKGEIVESPRELFERVAILSVIPDLLYDERVFDREGNHEQDLSRVEHYMGMLDEYDGKLSIGRFKLNKYHFERLLNLYRELAEKGQMKVPIDDVIKMLENGAFDDYEGEVEEYFRLMTSQIFMPNTPALINSGRPLGMLSACFVVPIEDDMESIMKAAHDVAMIQKMGGGTGLNFSKLRPEGDLVGTTTGAASGPVSFMHLIDAVSDVIKQGGVRRGANMGILEVWHPDIEKFIHAKEKNVGTNVLSNFNISVGIWADFWEALREGKRYPLVNPRTGEKVKEIDPKSLFEELAYMAWAKADPGVVFFDVINKRNVLEPAKGEKIRATNPCGEEPLYDYESCNLASINLAKFVKYDEEGRPYFDWDEYAYVIQKVAKYLDNAIDVNKFPLPEIDHNTKLTRRIGVGMMGLADTLFKLGIPYNSKEGYDFMRKATEYLTFYAYKYSVEAAKKRGPFPLYEKSAYKDGELPVEGFYHREIWNLPWDKLAEEIKRHGVRNGMVTTCPPTGSVSMIADTSSGIEPIFALVYKKSVTVGEFYYVDPVFESELKKRGLYSDEILRKISDNYGSVQGLEEIPEDMQRVFVTSMDIHWLDHILAQANIQLWLTDSASKTINMPNDATVEDVKAAYLLAYKLGCKGITVYRDGSLSVQVYSVEGEKKQRVKAKPSAYAVEKLKAVVEAEPWLSKFINVEAILNGTNGKEKTENAGITFSISRPVAAKPKHEHPHHAEKPDVPEDKIKELLGVAYCPVCYESDGELVELKMESGCATCPRCGWSKCVIS from the coding sequence ATGCCGGTTGAAAAAGTGATGAAAAGGGACGGCAGGATTGTCCCGTTCGATAAAGAGCGTATAAAATGGGCTATACAAAGGGCAATGCTTGAAGTCGGCGTCCGCGACGAGAAGCTCCTTAACAAAGTTGTCAGGAGGGTCGTCAGGAGGGTCAACGAACTCTACGACGGACAGGTTCCCCACATAGAGAACATCCAGGATATAGTTGAGCTGGAGCTCATGCGCGCCGGACTCTTTGATGTCGCAAAGGCATACATACTCTACCGCAAGAAGAAGGCCGAGATAAGGGAGGAGAAGAAGAAAATCCTCAACAAGGACAAGCTGGACGAAATAGACAAGCGCTTCTCCATCAACGCCCTCCGCGTTCTGGCGAGCAGGTACCTGATAAAGAACGAGAAAGGAGAGATAGTTGAGAGCCCCAGGGAGCTCTTCGAGCGTGTCGCGATTCTCTCAGTCATCCCGGATCTGCTCTACGATGAAAGGGTTTTTGATAGGGAAGGGAACCACGAGCAGGACTTGAGCAGGGTAGAGCACTACATGGGCATGCTCGACGAGTACGACGGAAAGCTCTCCATCGGAAGGTTCAAGCTCAACAAGTACCACTTCGAGAGGCTGCTCAACCTCTACCGCGAGTTAGCGGAGAAGGGCCAGATGAAGGTGCCGATCGACGATGTAATAAAGATGCTCGAAAACGGCGCCTTTGATGACTATGAGGGCGAAGTCGAGGAGTACTTCAGGCTGATGACGAGCCAGATATTCATGCCGAACACACCGGCGCTCATCAACTCAGGAAGACCCCTCGGTATGCTCTCGGCGTGCTTCGTGGTGCCGATAGAGGACGACATGGAGAGCATAATGAAGGCCGCCCACGATGTGGCCATGATACAGAAGATGGGCGGCGGAACTGGCCTCAACTTCTCCAAACTCCGCCCAGAGGGGGACCTGGTCGGAACCACCACCGGAGCCGCCTCCGGCCCGGTCAGCTTCATGCACCTCATAGATGCGGTCAGCGACGTCATCAAGCAGGGCGGTGTAAGGCGCGGAGCGAACATGGGCATCCTTGAGGTCTGGCACCCGGACATAGAGAAGTTTATCCACGCGAAGGAAAAGAACGTTGGAACCAACGTGCTCAGCAACTTCAACATCAGCGTGGGCATCTGGGCCGACTTCTGGGAGGCGCTGAGAGAGGGCAAGCGCTACCCGCTCGTCAACCCGAGGACGGGAGAGAAGGTCAAGGAAATCGACCCCAAGAGCCTGTTTGAAGAACTCGCCTACATGGCCTGGGCCAAGGCAGACCCCGGTGTGGTCTTCTTCGACGTCATCAACAAGAGGAACGTTCTGGAGCCGGCTAAGGGCGAGAAAATCCGCGCAACTAACCCATGCGGGGAAGAGCCCCTCTACGACTACGAATCGTGCAATTTGGCAAGCATAAACCTCGCAAAGTTCGTGAAGTACGACGAGGAAGGTAGGCCCTACTTCGACTGGGACGAGTATGCCTATGTAATCCAGAAGGTCGCCAAGTACCTTGACAACGCCATCGACGTCAACAAGTTCCCGCTGCCTGAGATAGACCACAACACCAAGCTGACGAGAAGGATAGGAGTCGGAATGATGGGGCTGGCGGACACACTCTTCAAGCTCGGCATTCCCTACAACAGCAAAGAGGGCTACGACTTCATGAGGAAGGCCACCGAGTACCTCACATTCTACGCCTACAAATACTCCGTCGAGGCAGCGAAGAAGCGCGGGCCCTTCCCGCTCTACGAGAAGTCCGCTTATAAAGACGGCGAGCTTCCGGTTGAGGGCTTCTACCACCGCGAAATATGGAACCTCCCCTGGGACAAGCTGGCCGAGGAAATCAAGCGCCATGGAGTTAGAAACGGGATGGTCACCACTTGCCCGCCGACGGGTTCGGTTTCCATGATAGCCGACACCTCCAGCGGAATCGAACCGATATTTGCCCTCGTCTATAAGAAGAGCGTAACCGTTGGAGAGTTCTACTACGTCGACCCGGTCTTCGAGTCCGAGCTGAAGAAGAGGGGACTGTACAGCGACGAGATACTCAGGAAGATAAGCGACAACTACGGCTCGGTCCAGGGTCTTGAGGAGATCCCCGAGGACATGCAGCGCGTTTTCGTTACCTCGATGGACATCCACTGGCTCGACCACATCTTAGCCCAGGCGAACATCCAGCTCTGGCTCACCGACAGCGCGAGTAAAACAATAAACATGCCGAACGACGCCACCGTCGAGGACGTTAAGGCTGCCTATCTCCTCGCCTACAAGCTCGGCTGCAAGGGAATAACGGTCTACCGCGACGGCTCGCTCTCGGTGCAGGTCTACAGTGTTGAGGGCGAGAAGAAGCAGCGCGTCAAGGCCAAGCCGAGCGCCTACGCGGTGGAGAAGCTTAAGGCTGTCGTTGAGGCCGAGCCCTGGCTCTCGAAGTTCATCAACGTCGAGGCCATACTCAACGGCACCAACGGGAAGGAGAAAACAGAGAACGCAGGCATAACCTTCTCGATAAGCAGGCCCGTTGCGGCAAAGCCGAAGCACGAACACCCGCACCACGCCGAGAAGCCGGACGTGCCAGAGGATAAAATAAAGGAGCTCCTCGGCGTTGCCTACTGTCCTGTCTGCTACGAGAGCGACGGAGAGCTCGTCGAGCTTAAGATGGAGAGCGGGTGCGCCACCTGCCCGCGCTGCGGATGGAGCAAGTGCGTTATAAGCTGA
- a CDS encoding phosphoribosyltransferase, whose amino-acid sequence MDKVYLTWWQVDRAIFALADKLREYKPDVIVGIARGGLIPAVRLSHILGDIEVKVIDVKFYKDIEERMEKPLITIPLHGSLEGKKVVIVDDVSDTGKTLEVVIDEVKKAGASDVKVACLSMKPWTKVVPDFYVFRTDKWIVFPWEEFPVVVRE is encoded by the coding sequence ATGGACAAGGTTTACCTCACCTGGTGGCAGGTGGACAGGGCGATATTCGCGCTTGCCGATAAGTTGAGGGAGTATAAACCCGACGTCATAGTCGGCATAGCGAGGGGAGGACTCATCCCGGCCGTGAGGCTCAGCCACATACTTGGCGATATTGAGGTCAAGGTCATCGACGTCAAGTTCTACAAGGACATCGAGGAGAGGATGGAGAAGCCGCTCATAACCATCCCCCTCCACGGCTCGCTGGAGGGCAAGAAAGTCGTTATCGTTGACGACGTCAGCGACACCGGGAAGACCCTCGAAGTCGTCATCGATGAGGTCAAGAAGGCCGGCGCATCGGATGTTAAAGTGGCCTGCCTCAGCATGAAGCCCTGGACGAAGGTGGTTCCCGACTTCTACGTCTTCCGCACGGACAAGTGGATAGTCTTCCCCTGGGAGGAGTTCCCGGTTGTCGTGAGAGAATGA
- a CDS encoding DUF4129 domain-containing protein, whose translation MRKLAPFLLISMMVLGSGIAVAEGSDYLTAGSNDYGAYLYFDSFLGEFNALFSGILNGGNGTVEMATELYAQLNATYETLITYSSAGIGKNALEIAPDFVQLGSCAFRIASGNELFGEAFGEGNYAGARGAVIGMKVGLRDCRSAIDSISSVTLTGPNGTRLAFDVGELYARLGELELLVERYERLLDQVQVPENFTLSVSNPTPYAYENVTFYGFTLGLEDVRLLINGREYRANVTNGMFHLEVSFKRPGVYQARALALNGTREVFSNTVNVSVGEIPTKILASESVSQGITVEGYLLDYFGEGIPWKRIILSVGNETYYGITDENGSFRFSIGNLSKETNATLTFPGDGIRMESSLVLTLLPAKDRPVIRLFQEGSQVKAGEDVPIRGTVYGPYELSLTVYVDGKPHSSLKARGNFTFVVRLPPGRHEVYVYFSGSDELAPAASNVLVLEAVLIDYTRRFLLFIVSLLTAFVAYRLVTRKKPGSGERKGAVANVHASGEGVPPGGKPDLRRAYRVVYGLLKRVYGLPKSTTPRELLSLLGSEPFAGSLAALTRLHERHVYGRKGLSARDILGAIRHASLVIIGVFVRDEL comes from the coding sequence ATGAGGAAGCTGGCCCCTTTCCTGCTCATCTCCATGATGGTTCTAGGCTCGGGCATTGCTGTGGCCGAGGGTTCGGACTACCTGACGGCAGGTTCTAACGATTACGGGGCATATCTCTACTTTGACTCCTTTCTGGGGGAGTTTAACGCCCTGTTCTCTGGAATCCTCAATGGGGGGAACGGCACCGTTGAGATGGCCACTGAGCTATACGCTCAACTAAACGCCACCTACGAGACCCTAATAACGTACTCCTCCGCAGGAATTGGAAAAAACGCCCTTGAGATAGCTCCCGACTTCGTCCAGCTGGGGTCGTGTGCCTTCAGGATCGCCTCAGGGAACGAGCTCTTTGGGGAAGCCTTTGGGGAGGGCAACTACGCCGGCGCCAGGGGCGCGGTAATAGGGATGAAGGTCGGTCTGAGGGATTGCCGTTCAGCGATTGATTCAATATCCTCGGTAACCCTGACCGGGCCGAACGGCACCCGGCTGGCCTTCGATGTGGGTGAGCTGTACGCGAGACTGGGGGAGCTTGAGCTCCTGGTCGAAAGGTACGAAAGGCTTCTTGATCAGGTGCAGGTTCCCGAAAACTTTACGCTCTCGGTGTCCAACCCAACCCCGTACGCCTACGAAAACGTGACATTCTACGGCTTCACCCTTGGCCTTGAGGACGTGCGCCTTCTTATAAACGGGAGGGAGTACCGGGCAAACGTCACCAACGGGATGTTCCACCTTGAGGTTTCCTTCAAGAGACCCGGCGTTTACCAGGCTCGGGCGCTGGCCCTCAACGGGACGAGGGAGGTCTTCTCAAACACCGTGAACGTGTCCGTTGGAGAGATCCCCACAAAGATACTGGCCAGCGAGAGCGTTTCGCAGGGAATCACCGTTGAGGGCTACCTCTTAGACTACTTCGGTGAGGGGATTCCATGGAAGAGGATAATCCTGAGCGTTGGCAACGAGACGTACTACGGGATAACCGATGAAAACGGGAGCTTCCGGTTCTCCATTGGAAACCTCTCAAAGGAGACCAACGCAACGCTGACCTTCCCGGGCGATGGGATAAGGATGGAAAGCTCCCTCGTGCTTACACTCCTCCCAGCAAAGGACAGGCCGGTTATAAGACTGTTTCAGGAGGGAAGCCAGGTCAAGGCCGGCGAGGACGTTCCAATAAGGGGCACCGTCTATGGCCCCTATGAACTGTCCCTGACGGTCTACGTCGACGGAAAGCCCCATTCCAGTTTAAAAGCCAGGGGAAACTTCACGTTTGTCGTTAGGCTTCCACCCGGACGGCATGAAGTCTATGTCTACTTCAGCGGGAGCGATGAGCTGGCCCCCGCGGCCTCAAACGTCCTCGTCCTTGAGGCGGTTCTGATAGACTACACCCGGAGGTTCCTGCTCTTCATCGTATCCCTCCTTACAGCGTTCGTTGCCTACAGGTTAGTCACCCGGAAAAAACCGGGGAGTGGGGAAAGGAAAGGGGCCGTTGCGAATGTTCATGCGTCCGGAGAAGGAGTCCCTCCCGGGGGGAAGCCCGACCTGAGGAGGGCCTACAGGGTCGTGTACGGCCTGCTGAAGAGGGTCTACGGCCTCCCTAAGTCCACCACCCCAAGGGAGCTCCTCTCGCTCCTTGGGTCCGAGCCCTTTGCCGGCAGCCTCGCAGCATTAACCCGGCTCCAC
- a CDS encoding HAD-IIA family hydrolase, with amino-acid sequence MLRKIGLIFDMDGVIYRGNEPVEGARELINFLKEEGVHFIFLTNNSTRDPAMYREKLLSMGIDIPEDLIVTSGLATRLYMERHMEPGRVFVIGGEGLHREMERLDWGVVTVEECREGSWRDVKHVVVGLDPALTYEKLKYATLAIRNGASFIGTNPDTTYPAEEGLYPGAGSIIAALRASTDVEPLIIGKPNEPAYEVARNKLDGVDEIWMVGDRLDTDILFARRFGMKAVMVLTGVSTLRDVEERGIEPDLVLPSAKELLEYLKTLMEEAQ; translated from the coding sequence ATGCTGAGGAAAATCGGCCTCATCTTCGACATGGACGGCGTAATCTACCGCGGAAACGAGCCCGTTGAAGGCGCCCGCGAGCTGATAAACTTTCTAAAGGAGGAGGGGGTTCACTTCATCTTCCTCACCAACAACTCAACCAGAGACCCCGCCATGTACCGGGAAAAGTTGCTCTCGATGGGGATCGATATCCCGGAGGACCTTATAGTCACCTCAGGCCTCGCCACCAGGCTGTACATGGAGCGTCATATGGAACCCGGGAGGGTTTTCGTCATAGGCGGTGAGGGGCTTCACCGGGAGATGGAGCGCCTCGACTGGGGAGTCGTTACCGTTGAGGAATGCAGAGAGGGTTCATGGAGGGACGTGAAACACGTCGTCGTCGGCCTCGACCCGGCCTTAACCTACGAGAAGCTCAAGTACGCCACGCTGGCGATAAGGAACGGGGCGAGCTTCATAGGCACCAACCCGGACACCACCTACCCGGCGGAGGAGGGCCTCTATCCCGGCGCAGGCTCAATAATAGCCGCACTGAGGGCCTCAACCGATGTCGAGCCCCTGATAATAGGCAAGCCAAACGAGCCGGCCTACGAGGTGGCGAGGAACAAGCTCGACGGTGTCGATGAGATATGGATGGTCGGCGACAGGCTCGACACCGACATCCTCTTCGCCAGGCGCTTCGGCATGAAGGCGGTGATGGTCCTGACAGGTGTGAGCACTCTGAGGGACGTTGAAGAGAGGGGGATAGAGCCAGACCTCGTTCTGCCGAGCGCTAAGGAACTCCTCGAATACCTGAAAACCCTCATGGAGGAAGCCCAATGA
- a CDS encoding TasA family protein, with protein MKHKEVVAIGLLAALLVLAGPAKSLFTDMAISENNEISSGEFDIALSKDGNRFYNDLRLFEFSNLKPGDERTFTFYVKNRGDIDVSRLSMILDVRDLEDGSMSPAEKAVDNTTDVGELSGYLIVEELKVYRGNDSWTVDSVKGKSLRDISGEGIGLIDKPLKEDETLRVVMTVKFSEKAGNECQTDRVVVDMKLNAEQ; from the coding sequence ATGAAACATAAAGAAGTTGTAGCAATAGGCCTCCTCGCGGCCCTGCTGGTGCTAGCCGGGCCCGCCAAGTCGCTCTTCACGGACATGGCCATATCAGAGAACAACGAGATAAGCTCCGGAGAGTTCGACATAGCCCTAAGCAAAGACGGAAACAGGTTCTACAACGACCTCAGGCTCTTTGAGTTCTCGAACCTCAAGCCCGGCGATGAGAGGACGTTCACATTCTACGTCAAAAACCGCGGCGACATCGACGTTTCCAGGCTGAGCATGATCCTCGACGTCAGAGACCTCGAAGACGGCTCCATGAGTCCGGCGGAGAAGGCCGTTGACAACACGACCGATGTCGGAGAGCTGAGCGGGTATCTAATTGTGGAGGAGCTGAAGGTGTACCGCGGCAACGATTCATGGACGGTTGACTCAGTAAAGGGCAAGAGCCTAAGGGATATCAGCGGAGAAGGGATAGGGCTTATTGACAAGCCGCTCAAGGAGGACGAGACGCTGAGAGTTGTCATGACGGTGAAGTTCTCGGAAAAAGCAGGCAACGAGTGCCAGACCGACAGGGTGGTTGTGGACATGAAGCTCAACGCCGAGCAGTGA
- a CDS encoding ferritin family protein — protein sequence MKLGELLERLIWQENELYNLHKLGETFATFERPELVETFQLMAEEELRHRKTLEGMLSEGTLEETAVIDYLDSLSLEPMLSDERAKPESLEELVLEALVREKHAYELYTRLSKILDGSLGHIFKMMAGEELKHAYRLKLVYEGL from the coding sequence ATGAAACTTGGGGAACTCCTAGAAAGGCTCATATGGCAGGAGAACGAGCTCTACAACCTCCACAAGCTCGGCGAGACCTTCGCCACCTTCGAGAGGCCGGAACTGGTAGAGACCTTCCAGCTGATGGCCGAGGAAGAGCTAAGGCACAGGAAGACCCTCGAAGGGATGCTCTCCGAGGGGACGCTGGAGGAAACGGCGGTCATAGACTACCTCGACTCACTCTCCCTCGAACCCATGCTGAGCGACGAGAGGGCAAAGCCGGAGAGCCTTGAGGAGCTGGTTCTCGAAGCCCTCGTGAGGGAAAAGCACGCATACGAGCTCTACACGAGGCTCTCCAAAATACTGGACGGCTCCCTGGGACACATATTCAAAATGATGGCCGGAGAAGAGCTTAAACACGCCTACAGGCTCAAACTGGTCTATGAGGGCCTTTGA
- the thpR gene encoding RNA 2',3'-cyclic phosphodiesterase: MRAFIAIEVSDEVRDNLMKAQERIGSKAAKIKFVERENFHVTLKFLGEIDEVLAEEVKKALAEIAKKHKKHRVKVKGIGVFPNPNYVRVIWAGIENDDGIKAIAKDVEREMRRLGFKKDKDFVAHITIGRVKFVRDKLELAMALKELANEDFGEFDVEAIELKKSTLTPKGPIYETVARFELAE; this comes from the coding sequence ATGAGGGCGTTCATAGCCATTGAGGTTAGCGACGAAGTCCGCGACAACCTCATGAAAGCCCAGGAGAGGATAGGGAGCAAAGCGGCGAAGATAAAGTTCGTCGAGAGGGAGAACTTCCACGTTACCCTAAAGTTCCTCGGCGAGATTGATGAGGTTTTAGCGGAGGAGGTCAAGAAGGCGTTAGCCGAGATAGCTAAGAAACATAAGAAGCACCGCGTTAAAGTGAAGGGCATCGGCGTCTTCCCGAACCCGAACTACGTCCGCGTAATCTGGGCTGGAATAGAGAACGACGATGGGATAAAGGCGATAGCGAAGGACGTCGAGCGGGAAATGAGGAGGCTCGGCTTCAAGAAAGACAAGGACTTCGTGGCGCACATAACCATAGGCAGGGTGAAGTTCGTCAGGGACAAGCTGGAGCTGGCGATGGCCCTCAAAGAGCTCGCCAACGAGGATTTCGGAGAGTTCGATGTCGAGGCCATAGAGCTGAAGAAGAGCACGCTTACACCGAAGGGCCCGATCTATGAGACCGTTGCGAGGTTCGAGCTGGCCGAGTGA
- a CDS encoding ATP-binding protein, translating into MEDLALVQNPWWSDEDSIYLDERVKRALSKKPRLFYRFEPVNKVLIGPRQVGKTTYMKLSILNLIESGVNPRNILYFSGDLLRDYKEIVSLVRSFLRRTPGEAYVFLDEVTFVGDWERAVKFLLDSPLASRMVLQVTGSTSAGLKRESFPGRSIRIEEFLPLDFRLVASIYRPKLRGLELPHPNPKTPREFYENSLELYPFLDELLGAFDLYLSSGGYPSSIYELLGGEIPPETYEMVYNATILDVVKLGRSERIALSLILGLLRRYGDRVSLNSLAKELEIGSHVTVRDYLELFEELFIGRNYFQVRLHDMTPLFRRERKFYFLDPLLIRTFSKLFGVAVDDSRLIEGVVGEHLKRLFPTYYFYGSKEIDFIAGNMGIEVKWRRSVSPSDFPRVGVRNKILLSKTDLEFIESRNLAIIPVPFFLFQLHSASSNLATVS; encoded by the coding sequence ATGGAAGACCTCGCCCTTGTTCAGAATCCCTGGTGGAGCGACGAAGATTCGATTTATCTCGACGAGAGGGTTAAGCGGGCGCTCTCGAAGAAGCCCAGGCTCTTCTACCGTTTTGAGCCCGTAAACAAGGTTCTCATCGGGCCCAGACAGGTCGGGAAGACAACCTATATGAAGCTGTCGATACTGAACCTAATCGAGTCGGGAGTTAATCCAAGGAACATTCTTTACTTCTCCGGTGACCTTCTGAGGGATTACAAGGAAATTGTGTCCCTGGTACGCTCCTTTCTGAGAAGAACCCCTGGAGAAGCCTACGTGTTTCTCGATGAGGTTACTTTTGTCGGCGACTGGGAACGGGCGGTTAAGTTTCTGCTGGATTCCCCACTGGCGTCAAGGATGGTTCTTCAGGTTACGGGCTCCACCTCGGCAGGTTTAAAAAGGGAGAGCTTCCCCGGGAGAAGTATTAGGATCGAGGAGTTCCTTCCGCTTGATTTCAGGCTCGTTGCGTCCATTTACAGGCCCAAGCTGAGGGGGCTTGAGCTTCCACATCCCAATCCTAAGACGCCAAGAGAGTTCTACGAAAACTCTCTTGAGTTATACCCCTTCCTCGATGAACTTCTTGGGGCCTTTGATCTATACCTGTCCTCTGGCGGTTATCCCAGTTCAATCTACGAGCTTCTTGGGGGGGAAATCCCCCCGGAAACCTACGAGATGGTTTACAACGCAACCATACTCGACGTTGTAAAACTGGGCAGGAGCGAGAGGATTGCGCTCTCACTGATCCTTGGCCTGCTCAGACGCTACGGCGACAGGGTTAGCCTCAATTCCCTTGCCAAAGAGCTTGAGATAGGCTCCCATGTGACGGTCAGGGATTACTTAGAGCTCTTTGAGGAGTTATTCATCGGGCGGAACTACTTCCAGGTTAGGCTCCATGATATGACTCCCCTCTTCAGGAGGGAGCGCAAGTTTTATTTCCTCGACCCTCTGTTAATTAGGACGTTCTCGAAGCTCTTCGGTGTAGCCGTTGACGATTCGAGGCTCATTGAGGGTGTCGTTGGAGAGCACCTCAAGAGGCTTTTCCCTACTTACTACTTCTATGGCTCAAAGGAAATTGATTTCATAGCCGGAAACATGGGCATTGAAGTGAAATGGCGCCGTAGTGTCTCCCCATCTGACTTCCCGAGAGTTGGGGTAAGGAACAAAATTTTACTTTCTAAAACTGACCTTGAGTTCATTGAATCCAGGAATCTCGCAATAATTCCCGTTCCGTTCTTCCTCTTCCAACTTCACTCGGCCAGCTCGAACCTCGCAACGGTCTCATAG